Proteins co-encoded in one Spirochaeta lutea genomic window:
- a CDS encoding SDR family NAD(P)-dependent oxidoreductase gives MNQTASPPPKILYLTGSTGGMGRAIHAELASRPQYRVVPVLSRLENQEALVREVESLLEESPPWGIINAAGFGMFRPHEQISPRDIQNMVAVNLTAPMVLAKLCLPAIQKNSGRIIHIASIEATRSSKWAALYSATKAGLRSFSLSLQEDLRRFGAGVTCINPDLTRTGFFDNLEFRPSPDPAAAIEPAELARIVADILEQPNIVTEITIRPPILGIQKGPRT, from the coding sequence GTGAATCAGACCGCCTCTCCACCCCCTAAGATCCTCTACCTTACCGGAAGCACCGGAGGTATGGGCAGGGCAATTCATGCTGAACTGGCATCCCGCCCCCAGTACCGGGTTGTTCCCGTCCTCTCCCGGCTGGAAAACCAGGAGGCCTTGGTCCGGGAGGTGGAATCCCTCCTGGAGGAATCACCCCCCTGGGGGATTATCAATGCGGCGGGTTTCGGTATGTTCCGCCCCCACGAGCAGATCAGCCCCCGGGATATCCAGAACATGGTGGCGGTGAACCTGACCGCCCCCATGGTACTGGCTAAGCTCTGCCTTCCGGCCATCCAGAAAAACAGCGGCCGGATCATCCACATCGCCTCCATCGAGGCCACCAGATCCTCCAAATGGGCAGCCCTCTACAGCGCCACCAAAGCAGGTCTACGCAGCTTCAGCCTATCCCTCCAGGAAGATTTACGGCGCTTCGGAGCCGGGGTCACCTGTATAAACCCCGACCTCACCCGCACCGGCTTCTTCGACAACCTGGAATTCCGCCCCTCCCCGGACCCCGCGGCGGCCATTGAGCCCGCCGAACTAGCCCGGATCGTAGCCGACATTCTGGAGCAGCCGAACATCGTTACCGAAATCACCATCCGCCCACCCATCCTGGGCATCCAAAAAGGCCCCCGGACCTGA
- a CDS encoding MAC/perforin domain-containing protein, whose amino-acid sequence MKSAIPHINSLKSRVLRPGGLALLLSILVLGLGSCDLLPGPPPEDEPDPGNEPATAPDPRQNIGRGYNIFGNYADTKEVRKAVLDGNALDQDGLIEERTIETSSFQAFTGTTISEYSSQLAVNVGISGGFKAFSGSVETNFSADTYNRAEFSYATIQSQIYKTELAISTADIDTLGKYLTPQARTDINNPDTDPAELFSTYGTHIIRGLYTGGRLDYNLASDMSQITTARSLSVLASASFDAKFVSAGISAESLSEEERSLFESNTRKTLNVYGGASEFGQNIINDNDYRAWIDSVSDYPQFVGFPPSDQTGGGGLTGIWEFAQDQERSEAIHAAFLQLADEQGLDVNNSLTVEVTLTKVVLHSHDDAGSTAELYGHGGFDGYRAENNLAFYGAHLWSVSESQADDYGELGAGQWITVNRRETRTFQDFNESTAFIGLWGHLWEDDVTSDDDLGDSWAHIYMRHGWNGVTEHKLHFRNAGTEAELIFTIGIVKP is encoded by the coding sequence ATGAAATCTGCAATTCCCCATATAAACTCATTAAAATCCCGGGTATTACGCCCCGGAGGACTCGCCCTACTCCTGTCGATCCTGGTGCTCGGTCTCGGGTCCTGCGATCTTTTACCCGGCCCGCCCCCGGAGGACGAACCGGACCCGGGAAACGAGCCAGCAACAGCACCGGATCCTCGGCAGAATATCGGCCGAGGCTACAATATCTTCGGAAACTACGCAGATACCAAGGAGGTTCGTAAGGCGGTCTTGGACGGCAACGCCCTGGACCAGGATGGCCTGATTGAAGAAAGGACCATCGAAACCAGTTCCTTCCAGGCGTTTACCGGGACAACCATCTCGGAGTATTCTTCTCAGTTGGCTGTGAACGTGGGAATCTCCGGTGGCTTTAAGGCCTTCAGCGGTTCGGTAGAAACCAATTTTTCAGCCGACACCTATAACCGGGCGGAGTTTTCCTACGCCACCATTCAAAGTCAAATCTATAAAACGGAACTAGCCATTAGTACAGCAGACATAGATACCCTCGGGAAGTATCTGACCCCCCAGGCCCGGACCGATATAAACAACCCCGATACGGATCCAGCGGAACTCTTTTCCACCTACGGCACCCACATCATCCGCGGTCTATACACCGGCGGCAGACTGGACTACAACCTGGCTTCCGACATGTCCCAGATTACCACAGCCCGGAGCCTATCCGTCCTGGCCTCAGCCAGCTTCGATGCCAAGTTTGTATCTGCCGGGATTTCCGCGGAAAGCCTATCGGAAGAGGAGCGGAGCCTATTCGAATCCAACACCCGGAAAACCCTGAATGTGTACGGGGGGGCCAGTGAATTCGGGCAGAACATTATAAACGATAATGACTACCGGGCCTGGATCGACAGTGTGAGCGATTATCCCCAGTTTGTCGGATTTCCGCCCTCGGACCAGACCGGGGGCGGCGGACTGACGGGTATCTGGGAGTTCGCCCAGGACCAGGAGCGCAGTGAGGCCATCCATGCTGCCTTTTTGCAACTGGCGGATGAGCAGGGTTTGGACGTTAATAATTCCCTGACCGTGGAGGTAACCCTCACTAAGGTGGTACTCCATAGCCATGATGACGCCGGCTCCACTGCGGAACTATACGGTCATGGGGGATTTGACGGATATCGGGCAGAAAATAACCTTGCCTTTTACGGCGCCCATCTCTGGTCCGTCTCGGAATCCCAGGCTGACGATTACGGAGAACTCGGAGCGGGCCAATGGATCACCGTAAACCGCAGGGAAACCCGGACCTTCCAGGATTTTAATGAGTCTACGGCCTTCATCGGACTCTGGGGGCATCTATGGGAGGATGACGTTACCAGCGATGATGACCTGGGTGATTCCTGGGCCCATATCTACATGCGCCATGGGTGGAACGGCGTGACAGAACATAAACTTCACTTCCGGAATGCCGGAACAGAGGCAGAACTCATCTTTACCATCGGGATTGTAAAGCCATGA
- a CDS encoding LuxR C-terminal-related transcriptional regulator, with product MDLSDWSFQEQGILELTGEWRIFWEELLEPGDISPSQGSQGYEAGGSAAVFEMPGTWNSWRHNGNPVGGFGFATFALDLTFPPDMSRASLWIPNPSTAYSLWINGRLVAKSGDVGTSPETSRPHYRMDTVTFDVPRGTTSIVAQVSNYHHRRGGMWKPLKLGTPDQITALDSTETMYDIFLVGSFLTLAFYNLVVYRNRKNPAALLLGIMFITMSVRVAVTGNMLVSRLIPDFPWVLQLKLEYLSAPLVFLIFIRLIESVYPRYLPRWVTLPLTFLIALDILVVLLVPVLTYSRIVIVYNLIKSLILLVITLRFAVAALRGAREAWAMIGAVTMFLLITLGETFHYSEILLSRDFAPLGFLLSLLNIPVSNEIYLNLITTGITLAGMVAIGNTLAVSVSKALHRIEPRLEPIDFSTLTAEFGITPRETEILNQVALGKSNKEIGGILFISEGTVKNHLYSIMRKLKVSNRTEIVLRLQRESPTKGEGVRHSPSER from the coding sequence ATGGACCTTTCGGACTGGAGCTTCCAGGAACAGGGGATCCTGGAGCTCACCGGTGAGTGGAGGATTTTTTGGGAAGAGCTGCTGGAACCCGGAGACATCTCGCCGTCCCAAGGATCCCAGGGCTACGAGGCCGGAGGCTCGGCGGCCGTGTTCGAAATGCCTGGCACCTGGAACAGCTGGCGGCATAACGGTAACCCCGTGGGGGGATTCGGCTTTGCTACCTTTGCCCTGGATCTAACCTTTCCACCGGATATGTCCCGGGCTTCCCTTTGGATTCCTAATCCCTCCACGGCATATTCCCTCTGGATAAACGGCAGACTGGTGGCAAAAAGCGGTGATGTAGGAACCTCCCCGGAAACCTCCCGGCCCCACTACCGTATGGATACCGTAACCTTCGATGTCCCCCGGGGAACCACATCCATCGTCGCCCAGGTGTCCAACTACCATCACCGCCGGGGCGGGATGTGGAAACCCCTCAAGCTCGGTACACCGGATCAAATCACCGCCCTGGATAGCACAGAAACCATGTATGACATCTTTCTTGTGGGCAGCTTCCTGACCCTGGCATTCTACAACCTCGTGGTCTACCGGAACCGTAAAAACCCCGCGGCCTTGCTCCTGGGAATCATGTTCATTACCATGTCGGTACGGGTAGCCGTCACGGGCAATATGCTGGTGAGCCGGCTCATCCCGGATTTTCCCTGGGTTCTCCAGCTGAAACTGGAGTACCTTTCGGCGCCCCTGGTGTTCTTAATCTTTATCCGCCTCATCGAATCCGTGTATCCCCGCTATCTGCCACGCTGGGTAACCCTGCCCCTAACCTTCTTGATAGCCCTGGATATTCTGGTCGTACTGCTGGTCCCGGTTCTGACCTACTCCAGGATCGTAATCGTCTATAACCTTATTAAGAGTCTGATACTCCTGGTGATAACCCTACGCTTCGCCGTTGCAGCCCTCAGGGGTGCCCGAGAAGCCTGGGCCATGATCGGAGCGGTAACCATGTTTCTCCTCATTACCCTGGGGGAGACATTCCATTACTCGGAGATCCTTCTTTCCCGGGACTTCGCTCCCCTGGGATTCCTCCTCTCCCTGTTGAACATACCCGTATCGAATGAAATCTACCTGAACCTCATCACCACCGGGATAACCCTTGCTGGGATGGTAGCCATCGGGAATACCCTGGCGGTATCGGTTTCCAAGGCCTTGCATCGGATTGAGCCCCGGTTAGAACCCATCGACTTTTCCACCCTCACCGCCGAATTCGGTATCACCCCCCGGGAAACGGAGATTCTGAATCAGGTGGCCCTCGGGAAAAGCAACAAGGAGATCGGCGGCATCCTATTCATCTCCGAGGGCACGGTGAAAAATCACCTCTATAGTATTATGCGGAAGCTCAAGGTTTCCAACCGTACGGAGATTGTCCTGCGCCTGCAACGCGAATCCCCAACCAAGGGAGAAGGAGTTAGGCATTCCCCATCCGAACGTTGA
- the mazG gene encoding nucleoside triphosphate pyrophosphohydrolase gives MSNGKEPLIPPGPETPGFQRLYRIVSQLRSPQGCPWDREQTPESLRAGLIEEAYEAVEAINHRDLPHIREELGDVMLMAVMIGQIYEDQGDFTVQQILHEVSEKLIRRHPHVFSHAQADHPDEVVRQWDQIKETVEGRRKKDSILDSVSQALPPLERAYKLQKKAAKAGFDWTEAEPVWDKIQEELEETREAWKNRQLSPAPQSPSGTASPSAGSSPEEQTKNQDHLEEELGDLLFSVVNVARFLHIDPAIALHRANAKFSRRFRGVEQEMKAQGVPMGPQEFQRMDRLWDQVKQNED, from the coding sequence ATGAGCAACGGAAAAGAACCCCTAATCCCTCCCGGCCCCGAAACACCGGGCTTCCAGCGGCTATACCGAATCGTCAGCCAGCTCCGATCCCCCCAGGGCTGTCCCTGGGACCGGGAGCAGACCCCGGAGAGTCTCCGGGCAGGTCTCATCGAGGAGGCATACGAAGCCGTGGAGGCCATCAATCACCGGGATCTACCCCATATCCGGGAAGAACTCGGGGATGTAATGCTCATGGCCGTCATGATCGGCCAGATCTATGAGGATCAGGGTGATTTTACTGTTCAGCAAATCCTCCACGAGGTGAGTGAAAAACTCATCCGCCGGCATCCCCACGTATTCTCCCACGCCCAGGCGGACCACCCTGACGAGGTTGTCCGTCAATGGGATCAGATCAAGGAAACGGTAGAGGGTCGGCGCAAAAAGGATTCCATCCTGGATTCAGTCAGTCAGGCCCTTCCTCCCCTGGAGCGTGCCTACAAACTCCAAAAAAAGGCCGCCAAAGCCGGCTTCGACTGGACCGAGGCCGAACCGGTTTGGGACAAGATCCAGGAAGAATTGGAGGAAACCCGGGAAGCCTGGAAGAACCGGCAACTATCCCCAGCTCCCCAATCCCCTTCCGGAACCGCCTCTCCATCCGCCGGCTCCTCCCCGGAGGAACAGACAAAGAATCAGGATCACCTGGAAGAAGAACTGGGAGACCTGCTGTTCTCTGTGGTCAATGTCGCACGGTTCCTTCATATTGACCCCGCCATCGCCCTACACCGGGCGAATGCAAAATTCTCCCGCCGCTTCCGGGGGGTGGAACAGGAAATGAAGGCCCAGGGCGTCCCCATGGGCCCCCAGGAGTTTCAACGGATGGACCGGCTCTGGGACCAGGTAAAGCAAAACGAAGACTAA
- a CDS encoding spore photoproduct lyase family protein, whose amino-acid sequence MPGNKTPTHSRVLILCPLLAEAQPIIEHLGLTQYETRPFRVFRGAEKPVLLVTGVGGSAVEAALDWLFGAASEHAKRTWHTIILAGTAAAPPPRPVPRDPSDQSLGEPVFVLGQPVLARSCRREITLDEELPITCPLLGGVLQAALITVDQPLTDWAGLRKPGIGIIADMEGWYVARKAADLWPEARFSIVRVVSDYGDSNVPPKEQTRAYMAGCLDTLDRLVSVLATEPGPGIHTGIPATKESVVRTITRSHAFQALDPRDAKALEIAWNHRRFSFQELRQVVDWAADLRSWDEVNLEQAVSRGICRFEDLRRLWRETRDREKSYTDFTGMELATPKHRRLVDRPQDALALGDCPVASAKTRCCNLKTLDVIQGCGFDCSYCAIRTFYDPGRVVFDPDFPEKLAALELDKHKSYHIGTGQSSDSLLWAERHGALDALLDFARRHPRVILELKTKSGDVSALLTRPVPANLVCTWSLNTPVIIDHEEQGTASLDQRLDAARSLADRGVLVGFHLHPMVWYRGWQEDYAGLCRKLRARFVPGEVVMVSLGTLTFTKPVIKALRKSLIRSKILQMPMENAQGKLSYPLEIKEQLFTLAYHELADWHREVYFYLCMEDPRLWTAVMGREYPDNPAFEEDMLTRYGEKISMHSAGRTLPEEEYRESDRLSTP is encoded by the coding sequence ATGCCGGGAAATAAAACGCCAACCCACTCCCGGGTGCTCATCCTCTGCCCCCTTTTGGCTGAGGCTCAGCCCATCATCGAGCACCTGGGCTTAACACAGTATGAAACCCGTCCCTTCCGGGTATTCCGCGGCGCCGAGAAACCGGTGCTTCTGGTTACCGGAGTGGGCGGATCCGCCGTCGAAGCCGCCCTGGACTGGCTGTTTGGAGCTGCTTCTGAACATGCTAAGCGTACATGGCATACCATTATCCTGGCGGGCACCGCAGCCGCCCCTCCCCCCAGGCCGGTTCCGAGGGACCCTTCTGACCAATCCCTCGGAGAACCGGTATTCGTCCTGGGCCAGCCGGTCCTTGCTCGATCCTGCCGCCGTGAAATCACCCTGGACGAAGAGTTGCCAATCACCTGCCCGCTTCTGGGAGGAGTACTCCAGGCCGCGTTGATCACTGTGGACCAGCCGCTCACAGACTGGGCTGGCCTTCGGAAACCCGGAATAGGAATAATCGCGGATATGGAGGGCTGGTACGTGGCAAGGAAGGCTGCTGACCTCTGGCCGGAGGCACGATTTTCGATTGTTCGGGTGGTCTCAGACTATGGTGATTCGAATGTTCCCCCCAAGGAGCAAACCAGGGCCTACATGGCCGGCTGCCTGGATACCCTGGATCGCCTGGTTTCAGTCCTGGCAACCGAACCCGGTCCGGGCATCCATACCGGCATTCCGGCCACCAAAGAATCGGTGGTACGAACCATAACCCGGAGCCATGCCTTCCAAGCCTTGGATCCCCGGGATGCCAAAGCCCTGGAGATCGCCTGGAATCACCGGCGCTTCAGCTTCCAGGAGCTGAGGCAGGTGGTAGATTGGGCAGCTGATCTTCGCAGCTGGGATGAGGTGAATCTGGAGCAGGCGGTAAGCCGAGGAATATGCCGATTTGAAGATCTGCGGCGGCTCTGGCGGGAGACGAGGGACCGGGAAAAATCATACACGGATTTTACGGGGATGGAGCTGGCCACCCCGAAGCACCGCCGTTTGGTGGACAGGCCCCAGGATGCATTGGCCCTAGGGGACTGCCCGGTAGCATCCGCCAAGACCCGGTGCTGCAACCTCAAAACCCTGGACGTCATCCAGGGCTGCGGCTTCGACTGCAGCTACTGTGCCATCAGGACCTTCTATGACCCCGGCCGGGTGGTGTTCGATCCGGACTTCCCCGAGAAGCTTGCCGCCCTGGAACTGGACAAGCACAAATCCTACCACATCGGTACGGGCCAAAGCTCCGATTCCCTGCTGTGGGCCGAACGCCATGGCGCCCTGGACGCCCTTCTGGACTTTGCCCGCCGCCATCCCCGGGTCATTCTGGAGCTCAAAACCAAATCCGGGGACGTCAGCGCATTGCTCACGCGACCGGTACCGGCAAACCTGGTATGCACCTGGAGCCTCAATACCCCGGTAATCATCGACCATGAGGAACAGGGAACCGCAAGCCTCGACCAGCGTCTGGACGCCGCCCGTTCCTTGGCAGACCGGGGCGTCCTGGTGGGATTCCACCTGCACCCCATGGTCTGGTACCGGGGCTGGCAGGAGGACTACGCCGGGCTCTGCCGCAAATTGAGAGCAAGATTCGTCCCCGGGGAGGTAGTAATGGTGTCCCTGGGCACCCTCACCTTCACAAAACCGGTCATCAAGGCCCTTCGGAAGAGCCTGATCCGGAGCAAGATTCTGCAGATGCCCATGGAAAACGCCCAGGGAAAACTGAGTTATCCCCTGGAAATCAAGGAGCAGCTCTTTACCCTGGCCTACCATGAGCTTGCGGACTGGCACCGGGAGGTGTATTTTTACCTCTGTATGGAGGATCCCCGGCTCTGGACCGCGGTAATGGGGCGAGAATATCCGGATAACCCGGCCTTTGAGGAGGATATGCTTACCCGCTACGGGGAGAAAATCTCCATGCATTCCGCCGGCCGAACCCTACCCGAGGAGGAATACCGTGAATCAGACCGCCTCTCCACCCCCTAA
- a CDS encoding GNAT family N-acetyltransferase, which produces MEQLVYAVNEPVGVEEFIRVLNRSGLGERRPVQDRDCIRGMLENSNLVVTARIGGTLIGIARSVTDFHYACYLSDLCVDRDYQARGIGITLQKKTRETLGPRAKLILLAAPKAAGYYPRIGYTNHPGCWIITPEDPLG; this is translated from the coding sequence ATGGAGCAATTGGTGTATGCTGTTAACGAGCCGGTTGGAGTAGAGGAGTTTATCCGGGTTTTAAACCGCTCGGGATTGGGTGAGCGGCGGCCGGTTCAGGACCGGGATTGTATCCGGGGGATGCTGGAGAACAGCAATCTGGTGGTGACCGCGCGGATCGGGGGTACTCTAATCGGTATTGCCCGGTCGGTAACGGATTTTCATTACGCGTGTTATTTGTCGGATCTCTGTGTGGATAGGGATTACCAGGCCAGGGGCATTGGAATCACCCTGCAAAAAAAGACACGGGAAACCCTCGGGCCTCGGGCTAAGCTCATCCTCCTGGCAGCCCCTAAGGCGGCTGGGTACTATCCGAGGATTGGATATACAAACCACCCTGGCTGCTGGATTATTACCCCCGAGGATCCCCTAGGATAG
- a CDS encoding RCC1 domain-containing protein: MKKLLIRVVSIGGLLGIMVLFTGCTGIFGGEEPEAGATLVYHSNGAQSGSVPVDSRQYLPGDVAVVFGNTGSLAKPGFSFSGWNTQADGGGTPYAGGDSFIFGSESTDLYAQWQVVPETYLVTYDGNGADSGEPPVDDTTYQSGASVTAAVVPGDLTRSGYGILSWNTEPDGSGVSYAPGDSFLIEGEDVTLYAEWFALVADVALGYDHSFIVTTQGTLFAMGRNSNGQLGLGDTDDRLLPTPVPTDEPITAASAGLSHSLLVDETGAVWAAGWNIAGQLGLGDTDDRNTFTALTGITNGLDVQAAYAFSTILTTDGTVFGMGQNQYGQIGDNTTTDKDSPAQSPGITTAVALASAGWAQSHTIILTSPGSVLSVGANHSGQLGVGDTTSRSIPAAVSSPTDVVAISTGGFHTLYLTADGTLYGTGSSSQGQLGGGANAEGTEDPYEIMTGVAAMSAGDEYSMVITQDGTLLASGLNEDGQLGLGHTSTIYEFLPVMDDVAAVYAGIEHTLIVKTDGTLWAAGANDRGQLGDGTLITRPTPVRITY, encoded by the coding sequence ATGAAGAAACTGCTTATCCGGGTTGTTTCTATTGGCGGATTACTGGGGATCATGGTTCTATTCACCGGGTGTACCGGTATCTTCGGAGGCGAGGAGCCGGAAGCCGGAGCTACCCTGGTGTACCATAGCAACGGTGCCCAGTCAGGTAGTGTGCCCGTGGATTCCCGGCAGTACCTGCCGGGCGACGTGGCGGTTGTATTCGGTAATACCGGCTCCCTGGCGAAGCCCGGCTTCAGCTTTTCCGGGTGGAATACCCAGGCGGACGGCGGCGGCACACCCTATGCCGGGGGCGACAGCTTCATATTCGGTTCCGAATCTACGGATCTCTATGCCCAGTGGCAGGTGGTCCCGGAAACCTACCTGGTGACCTATGACGGCAACGGCGCCGACAGCGGAGAACCGCCGGTGGATGATACTACCTACCAGTCGGGAGCGTCCGTGACGGCGGCTGTTGTTCCCGGAGATTTGACCCGTTCCGGGTACGGAATCCTCAGCTGGAACACCGAGCCGGACGGCAGCGGCGTTTCCTATGCCCCGGGGGATAGTTTTCTGATAGAAGGGGAGGATGTAACCCTGTACGCCGAGTGGTTCGCCCTGGTTGCAGATGTAGCCCTGGGGTACGATCACAGCTTTATCGTCACAACCCAGGGAACCCTCTTTGCCATGGGCAGGAATTCCAACGGGCAGCTTGGCCTGGGAGACACCGATGACCGGCTGCTTCCCACACCGGTTCCCACGGATGAACCCATTACCGCCGCTTCGGCAGGGCTTTCCCACTCCCTCCTGGTTGACGAAACCGGTGCTGTTTGGGCAGCCGGTTGGAATATTGCCGGCCAACTCGGCCTGGGAGACACCGATGACCGGAATACCTTCACCGCCCTGACCGGTATCACTAACGGACTGGATGTGCAGGCCGCCTATGCCTTTTCAACCATCTTGACCACCGACGGTACCGTTTTCGGCATGGGCCAAAACCAATACGGTCAGATAGGTGATAATACCACTACAGACAAAGACTCCCCCGCCCAGTCACCGGGCATTACCACCGCGGTAGCCCTGGCAAGCGCCGGGTGGGCACAGTCCCATACCATCATTCTTACCTCCCCGGGCAGTGTGTTATCGGTAGGGGCAAACCACAGCGGTCAGTTGGGGGTGGGAGATACCACGTCCCGCTCCATTCCTGCCGCCGTGTCCTCCCCAACGGATGTGGTCGCCATATCCACGGGAGGCTTCCACACCCTGTATCTGACCGCCGACGGCACCCTCTACGGTACCGGCAGCAGCAGCCAGGGGCAGTTGGGAGGGGGCGCCAACGCCGAAGGCACCGAAGACCCCTATGAAATAATGACCGGCGTCGCAGCCATGTCGGCGGGGGACGAATACAGCATGGTAATCACCCAGGACGGCACCCTCCTGGCCTCGGGACTCAACGAAGACGGCCAGCTCGGCCTTGGCCATACCAGCACAATCTACGAATTCCTTCCGGTGATGGATGATGTCGCCGCAGTGTACGCCGGGATCGAGCATACCCTTATTGTGAAAACCGACGGTACCCTCTGGGCTGCCGGGGCAAATGACCGGGGCCAGCTCGGCGACGGAACCCTGATAACCCGCCCGACACCCGTGCGGATCACCTACTGA
- a CDS encoding redoxin domain-containing protein — MLLLAGFAFLSGIITILSPCILPVLPVVLAGGSGGGRARPWGIILGFVLSFTVFTVTLSALAEATGLESGSLRVLAVAVLALFGLVMVVPQLNRWFEAGVSKLVTRFQPRQGRVGGFWSGVPLGMSLGILWTPCVGPILASVITLALASSIDAGAFVITLAYSLGTAIPMYFIMVGGRALLRRVPALSRHSQGIRRGFGVVMMAMSLVIALGWDLRFQSAVLDAFPGYGSNLTALEQSDAVNQALREREDQLLEQNDQYSQEGVFAGVDTDLSREAVAGRYGTAPDLIAQGPWINSRPLTMDALEGRVVLIDFWTYSCVNCIRTLPYLQDWYRKYRAHGFELIGVHSPEFSFERSLENVKKAVEDQGITWPVVLDNNFAQWRSYKNRFWPAHFLIDAQGQVRFFTFGEGDYLETERMIQSLLIEAGYSPPTSLGPVSNQEYASTPEMYLGSRRAEGFQGTPPLAFGEQEFSPPETLDLHHWSLEGLWKITPEYAEAAGDSSRVTLAYQAKTVNAVVAAPAGGTGTIAISQPGDSESPSITVDASRMYQLVQHPRTQQGEITLTLSRGTRIYTFTFGG; from the coding sequence ATGCTTTTACTGGCGGGATTTGCCTTTCTTTCAGGGATTATAACCATCCTCTCGCCCTGCATCCTACCTGTGCTCCCGGTCGTCTTGGCCGGGGGCTCCGGGGGCGGCCGAGCCAGGCCCTGGGGGATTATCCTGGGGTTCGTATTGAGCTTCACCGTGTTCACCGTTACCCTCTCGGCCCTGGCCGAGGCGACGGGGCTGGAATCCGGGAGTCTGAGGGTCCTGGCGGTGGCGGTATTGGCATTGTTCGGCCTGGTCATGGTGGTACCCCAGCTGAACAGGTGGTTTGAAGCCGGGGTATCAAAACTGGTGACCCGCTTTCAGCCCCGTCAAGGACGGGTTGGGGGGTTCTGGAGCGGGGTTCCCCTGGGTATGAGCCTGGGTATTCTGTGGACGCCCTGCGTGGGCCCCATTCTGGCCTCGGTCATCACCCTGGCCCTGGCAAGTTCCATTGATGCAGGAGCCTTTGTAATCACCCTGGCCTACAGTCTGGGTACAGCAATTCCCATGTATTTTATTATGGTGGGGGGCCGGGCACTACTTCGTCGGGTTCCCGCTCTGAGCCGGCATAGTCAGGGAATCCGGCGGGGATTCGGGGTGGTAATGATGGCCATGAGCCTTGTTATTGCCCTGGGCTGGGATCTGCGGTTCCAAAGCGCCGTCCTGGATGCATTCCCGGGATATGGAAGCAACCTCACCGCCTTGGAGCAGAGCGATGCCGTTAACCAGGCCCTCCGGGAACGGGAGGATCAACTCCTGGAACAGAACGACCAGTACAGCCAGGAGGGCGTCTTCGCAGGGGTGGATACGGATCTAAGCCGGGAGGCGGTGGCGGGACGCTACGGCACGGCCCCGGACCTGATTGCCCAGGGCCCCTGGATCAACAGCCGGCCTCTAACCATGGATGCCCTGGAGGGACGGGTCGTCCTCATCGACTTCTGGACCTACAGCTGCGTCAACTGTATACGAACCCTGCCCTATCTCCAGGACTGGTATCGGAAATACCGGGCCCACGGCTTTGAGCTTATCGGCGTCCATTCCCCGGAGTTTTCCTTTGAACGAAGCCTGGAAAATGTGAAAAAGGCGGTGGAAGATCAGGGAATCACCTGGCCGGTGGTATTGGACAATAATTTTGCCCAGTGGCGGAGCTATAAAAACCGGTTTTGGCCTGCCCATTTTCTGATTGATGCCCAGGGCCAGGTACGGTTCTTCACCTTCGGTGAGGGCGACTATCTGGAAACCGAGAGAATGATCCAGAGCCTGCTCATTGAGGCGGGCTACTCCCCCCCTACAAGCCTGGGCCCGGTTTCGAATCAGGAATATGCCTCGACCCCGGAGATGTACCTGGGCAGCCGCAGGGCGGAAGGGTTCCAGGGCACCCCCCCTCTGGCCTTCGGTGAGCAGGAATTCAGCCCCCCTGAAACCCTGGACCTCCACCATTGGTCCCTGGAGGGTCTGTGGAAGATTACCCCGGAATACGCCGAGGCCGCCGGAGACTCATCCCGGGTGACCCTCGCCTACCAGGCCAAGACGGTGAATGCCGTGGTAGCAGCCCCGGCGGGCGGAACAGGGACTATTGCCATTTCCCAACCCGGGGATTCCGAAAGCCCCAGTATAACCGTGGATGCCAGCCGAATGTACCAGCTGGTGCAGCATCCCCGGACTCAACAGGGGGAGATTACCCTGACCCTGTCCCGGGGAACGCGGATCTACACCTTTACCTTTGGAGGATAG